The nucleotide window AACTATAGGTAAGCTCAGAGCATCCTGTTTATGAGAGAAGATATGTTTGAGCCCCAGTTTCCCAGAGCGCCCTCCGGATACGGTTTTTTGACGGATTTATAACCCTTACTAGGAGGTCTTAGACGGAAAAACCGCTTGAGCTGAGGAACGTCTTTGAAAGATATTTTACCGCTGTATAACGCCTCCGCAAGCTCATCTATAGAATCGAAGCCCAACTTTTTGACGTTCTCCCCGCTTAGCTTTCCAAGCCCCTTAACCTCACCCCTACGCTTCAACAGCTTTTTAAACGTCTCGAGGTCTATGTCGCCGTAAGCCACGTAGTCTTTAACCTTCTGAATCATACCTAAGTATGGCTTAGTCTCAGGCACTACTACGCAGTAGTTAGGCTTCTTAAGGTTAAGACGCTTAAGAGTCTCAGCCACGTCCCTTCTCACGTTAACCGTACCACGGACCCTGACTATGACGATCACAGCTTATCCCCCTCTCCACGCTAATCCTTAAGCACAACCACCTTATACGTGCTCTTAAGAGCCTCGAACGTCGCCCTTATCAGGGATGAATGAGTTCTAGTCGAACCATAGGTTCTAACCCAGCAGTCTTTGACGCCAGCAAGCCTGAGGATGGTCTTTATTATATCTCCGGCTACGAGGCCTAAGCCCCTTGGACCAGGCAGCAAGACCACTCGAACGCCTCCGCACTTACCCTCGACCCTGAAAGGTAGAGAGTGAGGTAGGTTGCAGTCGCACTCCCAAGAGCCGCATCCCCGTTTCACTATCGTTATGTTCAGTTTAGCGTCTTTAATGGCTTTCCGGAGGGCCATCCTCCACTGAGGAGCCTTACCGAACCCGATTCCTATATGACCGTTCATGTCGCCTGTGGCTACTATAACTCTAAACCGGGAGCGTTCACCCGCGTCCGTCTGCTTCTGAACAAACGCCGTGTCTAAAACCTCATGTGTCAAGTTCGGAAGCAGGAAGTCTACGATCTCGGGCTCCCTTATCTTATACCCGCTCGCAAAAACCTCCTCGAGCGAGACGATCTTACCCTCTAAAACAAGCTTACCCAACGTGGTCTTAGGGCTCCAACCCTCCAAGTCCGTTACGCCTACACGCGACATGTTCAACTCCTCCCAAAAGCCTTGAGAATCCTATCCTTAACATCGTAGAAATGTTCGACCAGTTTTTCAGGAGGTAATCCTCTCTTCAGGTAGTCTGAAAACATTCTTGCATAGAGCTCGGAGTCCTCGCTCTTAAGCTTTAAGGCGTAATCCACTATATGCTTCCCACAGATCCTATCCTCATCCGGCAGTATCTCCTCGCCGTGGGGTATATCTAAACCAGCATCTAATCCTCCTTTAAGAGCCGCCGCTATACGGCCACCCTTCGTAGGTTTAAATATCCCAGCGTCTAATACGGCTTTACTGATTCCGGCTTTCAAACACTTGAGGCCGGCCAGCAGACCGGTCAAGTATGCAGCGGGTGTGTTATTTCTATCACCGAGCCAGCCGAAGTCTCGTGATAGCTCTCTGCTATGGGCTGAGACTAGGACGTGGTCTCCTTTAAGCCTGGCCTCGACTACCTGGATTATTATATTCTTCCCAGTCCTCCTGACGACAAACCTAGGTAGCCCAGATAGTAGCAAACGCTTTCTACGTCTATAGTCTGTTCTAAACTGAAGCCGTCTCTTCAAAGGAAACTTCCTGATCTTACCTCTTTTCACCTGAATCTCCTCCTGACCAGGTTGTGTACCTGTATGTAACGTTTCAGAGCCGCTACGTCCTGAAAAGCCCCACCTTTAACCTTGAGATAAAGCTCTCTATAGACGCTTCTAGAAATGATCCTTCTGTCCCTTAGATAACGTAAAAAGCTCCTCAACGCCCTGACTTTAGCAGGCCAGAGGTTCTCCGGGTTCAATCTAGCCTTACGTGCACCCTTCCTACTACCTGGTCCCCTTCGTCGACCCTTTCGCATCCTAACCCTGACACGGCTAGTACCTTTCTCAGGCTTCTTAGATATGACTCCCTCGGCTATGAGCCTCTTAATGTCCTCCCTCGTTATAGCCGACCGAACATCCTCAAGCCTAGAGGGATCTATCCAAATACGGTTAACCCCAACCCCTAATATCTCAGCGGCCATTCTTCTTTGAACACTCACATTCAACCCGATCACCTGGTCGATGGATTCAGAACCCGTATCTGCAACTCTCTAGCCCTCTCCATTATAGCAAGCCTCTTCTTCCTACCGACGGTATGCGCTATCCGTATAGCCTGAGTCTCAGGGTCGACCTTATCGAGGTCTTCTGGCCTATAGACTAGAACTTCCTTAAATCCAGAAGGATGCAGGTGACGGACGGCTTTAGGCTTACCGTAGCCGGATTTAACCCTAGGAGGCCAGCCCTTAACCTCAAGCCTCATCTTACTCGAGATACCCCGGGGTCTTCTCCAGTTCTCTTTGACCCTGACAAGCCGCCAGCTTTCACACCTAACAAACCTCGGGTTTCTAGCCTTAAGCCTAGCTCTGACCTTCAAAAGCCTGGCTATTTCAACGGGTAGCTTAGGCTTTATCCTTATAAGCTCCTCAACCTCTTCAGAGACCTCCTCTACGGTCTCTTCTTCCGCGGTCACATACCCACCTCCTTCTGATACACGTATATACCGTCTAGAAACACCCTAGGGTCTTTACCCTTAATCCTCGTCGCATTCTCTATATTTGCAGCGGTCTGACCGACCTTTTCGATGTCTATCCCCTTGACGACCACGTCGTCCTGTTTGACCGATATCTTGACATCTCCGACGATCTTAGCATACCTGGGAGAACGCTCACCCAGGAAGTTCTCGATGACGACATACCCGTCTTTAACCCTCAC belongs to Candidatus Bathyarchaeota archaeon and includes:
- a CDS encoding 50S ribosomal protein L30, producing MIVIVRVRGTVNVRRDVAETLKRLNLKKPNYCVVVPETKPYLGMIQKVKDYVAYGDIDLETFKKLLKRRGEVKGLGKLSGENVKKLGFDSIDELAEALYSGKISFKDVPQLKRFFRLRPPSKGYKSVKKPYPEGALGNWGSNISSLINRML
- a CDS encoding 30S ribosomal protein S5; this encodes MSRVGVTDLEGWSPKTTLGKLVLEGKIVSLEEVFASGYKIREPEIVDFLLPNLTHEVLDTAFVQKQTDAGERSRFRVIVATGDMNGHIGIGFGKAPQWRMALRKAIKDAKLNITIVKRGCGSWECDCNLPHSLPFRVEGKCGGVRVVLLPGPRGLGLVAGDIIKTILRLAGVKDCWVRTYGSTRTHSSLIRATFEALKSTYKVVVLKD
- a CDS encoding 50S ribosomal protein L18, with amino-acid sequence MKRGKIRKFPLKRRLQFRTDYRRRKRLLLSGLPRFVVRRTGKNIIIQVVEARLKGDHVLVSAHSRELSRDFGWLGDRNNTPAAYLTGLLAGLKCLKAGISKAVLDAGIFKPTKGGRIAAALKGGLDAGLDIPHGEEILPDEDRICGKHIVDYALKLKSEDSELYARMFSDYLKRGLPPEKLVEHFYDVKDRILKAFGRS
- a CDS encoding 50S ribosomal protein L19e; translation: MNVSVQRRMAAEILGVGVNRIWIDPSRLEDVRSAITREDIKRLIAEGVISKKPEKGTSRVRVRMRKGRRRGPGSRKGARKARLNPENLWPAKVRALRSFLRYLRDRRIISRSVYRELYLKVKGGAFQDVAALKRYIQVHNLVRRRFR
- a CDS encoding 50S ribosomal protein L32e, which encodes MARLLKVRARLKARNPRFVRCESWRLVRVKENWRRPRGISSKMRLEVKGWPPRVKSGYGKPKAVRHLHPSGFKEVLVYRPEDLDKVDPETQAIRIAHTVGRKKRLAIMERARELQIRVLNPSTR